In one Fusarium falciforme chromosome 5, complete sequence genomic region, the following are encoded:
- a CDS encoding General transcription and DNA repair factor IIH subunit TFB5: MPRAIRGVLIECDPSIKSIIVSIDSTNHDYIIEDLDDERVVVKENMVSMLKAKLEDRLKENLPPEEESGSE; this comes from the exons ATGCCTCGCGCGATCAGAG GCGTTCTTATCGAATGCGACCCTTCGATCAAGTCCATCATTGTTAGCATCGACAGCACGAACCACGATTACATCATTGAAGATCTAGACGATGAACGCGTCGTGGTGAAGGAGAACATGGTTTCCATGCTCAAGGCAAAACTAGAAGAT CGTCTCAAGGAGAACCTCCCGCCCGAGGAAGAGTCCGGCTCCGAGTAG